In Roseomonas fluvialis, one genomic interval encodes:
- a CDS encoding ABC transporter ATP-binding protein — MLELASVSVSIAGVPVLRQVSLNVPAGARVALIGRNGAGKTTTLRALMGLVPASSGRVMIDGEDETALPPHHRPRHGIGYAPEDRRLFGSFTVEDNMLLPAQVLKLPADEMRARLARVYSLLPELRDLAPRKAAGLSGGQGKMVALGRALMVGTRAVLLDEPFQGLAPALALRYAEALKRLRAALPDVAILITESNPELLRPLVEQTYVIERGEIAPA, encoded by the coding sequence ATGCTTGAACTCGCTTCCGTCTCGGTCTCGATCGCCGGCGTGCCGGTGCTGCGCCAGGTCTCGCTCAACGTCCCCGCCGGCGCACGCGTGGCCCTGATTGGCCGCAACGGTGCGGGCAAGACCACCACGCTGCGCGCCCTGATGGGCCTGGTGCCGGCGTCCAGCGGCCGCGTGATGATCGATGGCGAAGACGAGACCGCCCTGCCCCCGCACCACCGCCCCCGCCACGGCATCGGCTATGCGCCGGAAGACCGCCGCCTGTTCGGGTCCTTCACGGTCGAGGACAACATGCTGCTGCCCGCGCAGGTCCTGAAGCTGCCGGCCGACGAGATGCGCGCCCGCCTCGCCAGAGTCTATTCCCTGCTGCCGGAACTGCGCGACCTCGCCCCGCGCAAGGCCGCCGGCCTGTCGGGCGGCCAGGGCAAGATGGTGGCACTCGGCCGCGCGCTGATGGTGGGCACGCGCGCCGTGCTGCTCGACGAACCCTTCCAGGGCCTCGCCCCAGCCCTGGCGCTACGCTACGCCGAGGCGCTGAAGCGCCTGCGCGCCGCCCTGCCCGACGTCGCCATCCTGATCACCGAATCCAACCCGGAACTGCTCCGCCCGCTGGTCGAACAGACCTACGTGATCGAGCGTGGCGAGATCGCGCCCGCGTGA
- the rpmE gene encoding 50S ribosomal protein L31, translating into MKSDIHPDYHEIKVIMTDGTEFTTRSCYGKPGDTIRLDIDPKSHPAWTGQQRVMDTGGQIAKFNKKFAGIGARQKKA; encoded by the coding sequence ATGAAGTCCGACATCCATCCCGACTATCACGAGATCAAGGTCATCATGACCGACGGGACCGAGTTCACCACGCGGTCCTGCTACGGCAAGCCGGGCGACACCATCCGCCTGGACATCGACCCCAAGTCGCACCCGGCCTGGACCGGCCAGCAGCGCGTGATGGACACCGGCGGCCAGATCGCGAAGTTCAACAAGAAGTTCGCCGGCATCGGGGCGCGCCAGAAGAAGGCCTGA